One Pomacea canaliculata isolate SZHN2017 linkage group LG9, ASM307304v1, whole genome shotgun sequence DNA segment encodes these proteins:
- the LOC112571739 gene encoding LOW QUALITY PROTEIN: ETS domain-containing protein Elk-3-like (The sequence of the model RefSeq protein was modified relative to this genomic sequence to represent the inferred CDS: deleted 2 bases in 1 codon), which yields MPPPPVTPSPTSPTPPQEDRIWESDNSAQPTDATRSSSLSVKNNMDSNITLWQFLLELLLSNQHQNMIHWTNTEGEFKLVNAEEVARLWGLRKNKHNMNYDKLSRALRYYYDKNIIKKVMGQKFVYKFVSFPEIVKTETKVPFKVKMESIAQERYGQQVLPHFASYNANEIKSSAKQAAVWRSANSSCDRRAEDMAVTPVAREREREWERERERDRIRRRSQSPLELTIKKETSSRPDSQGSSINSNEDDLERHHHHHHHHHHHRRRHHHHHRSHERIAASPSPPLSSSITTTSSSSLSASVSCKPKPSPIILAPTAVSPVPPPAHPQLPQLPPASALSAGTAVTMATHVPIPSPTAKHPLHPLSSLSSLPGGLQTPLFMHSPMMGGPGGPGTPGPLLHFWSSLSPVTTLSPRLHGSSSGGSAFQFPSYAPLAYSPVVATFHTLENLGTPGLVPSPTSRTIPVL from the exons ATGCCGCCCCCACCTGTTACACCCAGccccacctcccccacccctccgCAGGAGGACAGGATCTGGGAATCAGACAACTCTGCCCAGCCGACTGATGCCACAAGATCCAGTTCACTTTCAGTGAAAA ACAACATGGATTCTAACATCACTCTTTGGCAGTTTCTTTTGGAGCTCTTGCTAAGTAATCAACACCAGAACATGATACACTGGACCAACACAGAAGGAGAATTCAAGCTTGTTAATGCTGAAGAGGTTGCCCGTTTGTGGGGCCTGAGAAAAAACAAGCATAATATGAATTATGACAAACTATCTCGTGCTCTACGCTACTACTATGACAAAAACATCATCAAGAAAGTCATGGGCCAGAAATTTGTCTACAAGTTTGTCTCTTTCCCAGAGATTGTGAAGACTGAAACAAAG GTGCCCTTCAAAGTCAAGATGGAGTCTATAGCACAGGAACGATATGGGCAGCAAGTGTTACCTCACTTTGCCTCCTACAATGCCAATGAAATAAAGTCCTCTGCCAAGCAAGCAGCAGTGTGGCGTTCTGCCAACTCATCTTGTGACAGGAGAGCTGAAGATATGGCGGTGACACCAGTGgcacgagagagagaacgagagtgGGAGCGTGAACGGGAACGTGATCGCATTCGAAGAAGAAGTCAGTCACCTCTGGAGCTGACCATTAAGAAAGAGACCTCTAGCCGTCCAGACAGTCAAGGTAGCTCCATCAATAGTAATGAGGATGATCTGGAaagacaccaccaccaccaccaccaccaccatcatcatcgtcgccggcaccaccaccaccaccgtagCCATGAGAGAATTGCTGCCTCTCCATCACCTCCGCTGTCATCGTCTATCACCACAACGTCTTCCTCGTCCCTGTCAGCGTCTGTGTCATGCAAGCCTAAACCAAGTCCCATAATCTTAGCTCCCACTGCAGTCTCTCCTGTACCACCTCCAGCTCATCCTCAGCTGCCACAGCTGCCACCTGCTTCAGCATTGTCTGCTGGCACAGCTGTCACCATGGCAACCCATGTACCCATTCCATCACCAACAGCGAAGCACCCCTTGCATCCACTTTCATCACTCTCCTCCCTGCCTGGTGGCCTTCAGACTCCATTATTCATGCACAGCCCAATGATGGGGGGACCGGGTGGACCAGGAACACCTGGACCCCTTCTACACTTTTGGAGTTCACTTAGTCCAGTTACAACGCTGAGTCCTCGGCTCCATGGCTCTTCCTCTGGTGGGTCTGCCTTCCAGTTCCCCAGTTATGCTCCCCTAGCATATTCTCCTGTTGTGGCTACTTTC CACACTCTGGAAAACTTGGGCACCCCAGGCCTTGTGCCTTCCCCCACCTCCCGCACCATTCCTGTCTTATGA